A section of the Humulus lupulus chromosome 2, drHumLupu1.1, whole genome shotgun sequence genome encodes:
- the LOC133818207 gene encoding cyclin-dependent protein kinase inhibitor SMR6 — protein sequence MGFSKKSQIDGGFESEGKKWVIAGISVRSSLKPIKTKTLKAKDCESDNGDDYDSESCSTTPTSKESRIPERLRCPPAPRKRRPSSRCNFNGVKEFFAVPDLETVFIRHVEKAN from the coding sequence ATGGGGTTTTCTAAAAAATCTCAAATTGATGGAGGCTTCGAATCAGAAGGAAAAAAATGGGTTATAGCCGGAATTTCAGTACGAAGCTCTTTGAAGCCAATAAAGACGAAAACCCTTAAAGCCAAAGATTGTGAAAGCGACAACGGTGATGATTACGACAGTGAGTCGTGCTCAACGACTCCAACAAGCAAAGAATCGAGAATACCAGAGAGATTGAGGTGTCCACCAGCTCCTAGAAAGCGAAGACCTTCTTCCAGATGTAATTTCAATGGCGTTAAAGAGTTCTTTGCAGTACCAGACTTGGAAACTGTATTCATACGCCATGTCGAGAAAGCTAATTGA